A stretch of the Calypte anna isolate BGI_N300 chromosome 5, bCalAnn1_v1.p, whole genome shotgun sequence genome encodes the following:
- the CCDC34 gene encoding coiled-coil domain-containing protein 34: MSSGSRTRGRRRRKRPARPSPPSSATSEGEEPLSPSGCSPLSSSSPSGQEEEEEKEEEERAAAFWSDRKTEDSEVTGSKNESLLKDNLSPWEEWFIGKEKKLRARLEDRAKQKINIQLEKMKQKQEYERRKRIAEEKHKEWVQKKREEKRWEREQKLSKEMAEKATRELEKMQLKEKAEVKYQEWLKKKRAEEAEKKKKEQEKEKERESELQEKKEKSEKIFKEWLHNARNKPRPILDGYGFPPGKSAGYSDGNSYPVPAYCNPIPWKPIPVPPPKEENGLTMRKSRRAASCQPRVSSRMVIYKSKNNPCVGSLCRKQL; the protein is encoded by the exons ATGAGCAGCGGCTCCCGGACCCGcggcaggaggagaaggaagaggccCGCCCGCCCCAGCCCGCCGTCCTCTGCCACCTCTGAGGGCGAGGAACCCCTCAGTCCCTCTGGCTGCTCCCcgctctcctccagctccccaagcggccaggaggaggaggaggaaaaggaggaggaggagcgggCGGCGGCCTTCTGGAGCGATAG GAAGACTGAAGACTCTGAAGTCACAGGGAGCAAAAATGAGTCACTTTTGAAAGATAATCTTTCACCATGGGAAGAATGGTTCattgggaaagagaagaaactaCGTGCTCGCTTAGAAGATAGAGCTAAACAG aAAATCAATATACAGCTTGAGaagatgaaacaaaagcaagaatatgaaaggaggaaaaggataGCTGAAGAGAAGCACAAGGAATGggtccaaaaaaaaagagaagag AAAAGATGGGAAAGGGAACAAAAGCTGAGCaaagaaatggcagaaaaagCCACAAGGGAACtagaaaaaatgcaattaaaagaaaaggctgaagtaAAGTATCAAGAATggttaaagaagaaaagagctgaagaggcagaaaagaagaaaaaagagcag gaaaaagaaaaagaaagggaatctGAACtacaggagaagaaagagaaatcagagaaGATCTTTAAGGAATGGCTACATAATGCTAGAAATAAACCACGCCCTATTTTAGATGGCTATGGCTTCCCACCTGGGAAGTCTGCAG GCTATTCTGATGGAAATTCATATCCAGTTCCAGCATACTGTAACCCCATTCCTTGGAAACCTATACCTGTGCCTCctccaaaggaagaaaatggtcTTACCatgaggaagagcaggagagctgcatCTTGTCAGCCACGTGTGTCTTCACGTATGGTAATTTATAAGTCCAAGAACAACCCTTGTGTTGGATCCTTGTGCAGAAAACAGTTATAG